Genomic window (Zingiber officinale cultivar Zhangliang chromosome 2B, Zo_v1.1, whole genome shotgun sequence):
CGCTCCATATTGCTGACTAcgacgtccccttgacttctgactgtcatgtccCCTTAACTTTTGACTGTCTGACTTTATCGGATTCCATATTTATGCACTGTGTCACTGTAAGACACTatcttaaactaaaaaaaaatattatttgaattttttttaaaattctgaataatttttattcctttattttgagactatttaaatatttatttaattgatattaTAGCATGATTTTCAGAGTTAATGTCATTCAATTTCTTCCCTAAAATATTTCTATTAAAATTTGGCGTCAGCTATATACCTTTTAATATTCCAAATAGACGGAGTTTTCATGAATTGTTTCTTGATGATCGTCAAAGGTTGCTTGGAAAATTATTGAAACCCAAAAGTCAACCGTAGAGAACGACCCCATGATCTTCCTCGCAGCACAATCAAATCAGTCTGTGACTTTCACACGATTTGACACCTCATACATcacattaattaattcaatcCGGTCAACGGATCCAACCTGCAATCGTTACTATATTCACAATTTTAGGGTACAAGTAAAATGTCAATCCTTCAGTAAACATATCGACTTTCTTTAGCCGCCATGAATCCTTCCGTCTGCAAgatctccttcctcttcctcatcaTCTTCTCCTGTTTCGATCCCTCCTACGCTAACCACAACGGTTTCGATGCCATATTCCAATTCGGTGACTCCCTCTCCGACACCGGCAACTTCCTCATCGCCAACGCCGATTCCTCCCCGAACATGGGCCATCCTCCCTACGGCATCACCTTCTTCGGCCACCCCACCGGCCGCCTCTCCGACGGCCGCATCATCGTCGACTTCATCGGTAATTAATCCCACCACGATCTCTTCCCTTGAATCAACGTCCGTAcgtaattaaacaaacaaaaaggggaaaaaaataaTGCAGCTGAGGCATTCGGACTTCCTCTGCTTCCGCCATTTCTGTCGGGCGACGACCAGAGCTTTTCGAAGGGCGCAAGCTTCGCCGTCAGCAGCGCCACCGCTCTCGACGTGTCCTTCTTCCAGGAGAGAGGCGTCGGACTCGGGACTAACTTGTCGCTGAGCGTCCAGCTCGAGTGGTTCCAACGGCTCATTCCTTCGCTCTGCAACACCACTAGAGGTCATCATCGATCGACCAATTGCAGCTAGCTAGCTAGCGAACTGATTAATTCACAGACCAGATCTTGATCGATTAAAGTGTAATTTACATATCCAATCGCAGGGTGCAAGAAGTACTGGAGAAAATCTCTGTTCATGGTCGGAGAGATCGGCGGAAACGACTACCTGGGCCCGTGGGCGTTCAACATGCAGACCGAGCAGCAGGTGACGGCCTACGTCCCCACCGTCGTCGAGGCCATCAAGAACGCCACGGAGGTGACGATCGATATATCATCAAGAACGCGACGACAAAATTCAATAGCCGCTGACGTTTTAATTAACCTGCGCAGAAATTGATCGAGCTCGGGGCTGTGAATCTGGTGGTGCCGGGGAACCCGCCGTCCGGTTGCTTCGCCAGCATCCTCACGCTGCTGAACGGCACCAGGGCGGAAGAGTTGGAGCCGGGCACGGGATGCTTGAGGAGGGCCAACGACTTGATCAGGTACCACAACCGACTGCTCCGGCGCGCGGTGGAGGAGCTGAGGAAGGAGCACCCCCACGCGAGGATTGGCTACGCGGACTTCTACACGCCCATCATCGAATTCGCCAAGGACCCGGAAGCTTTCGGTGAGCATGGATCCGTTGATTCctgcttaattaattaatttcgaCGTGAAACATGACTGTCGATCTGACTGGATCGAATAGGATTTAGCTACCGGCCGAAGCTGAACGCTTGCTGCGGCGGAGAGGGGCCTTACCACTTCGACGTGCGTGCCCTGTGCGGCCAGCCCGGATCGAGCGCCTGCCCAGAGCCGTCCGCCGCCATCGATTGGGATGGGTGGCACGCTACGGAAGCGACCTACCATCGGATCGCTGATTCTTGGTTGCACGGGCCCTTCGCTGACCCTCCCATCTTGAGATTGAGGAAGCATTAATTCGCTGCTACCCATTAATGGCGTCGTCGGAGATGGATCCGGTGGCCATCCTTAATTGCTTTCGTGCATTTTATGTTTTTCCCatctcaaataaatttaaaattctaaataatatgaaacttaaaaaaaaacatattaaaaagGACTAAAAGCgtgataaatataaattattttatgctCGTTCCGTGCCAAGCAGCGCTTCCGCGCCCACcctcttatttatttattattttatattattattattattattttaatttgagaCGGACGGTAAAAAAATACCGAACTAGATAATCACCATTggtttttttcttttccatctaaaAACACGTGGAACATCACATTTCCAGAATCAATGTTTTGAAAATCGAATCAGCCATTAAATCGGTGTGATGACCggatcaaaatttttaaaattttgatccgGTCGAACGGGTAATTcaactgttatatatatatatatatcatacttcaataattaaaaattatgcttGAATCCTGATTAAACCTACGATTTCGAGCGGTTTTGAtcaattttaaacaattttgaccgatttttttaattttttttggctTTAATGGTGAACCGGACCGGATCAAGAGCCGGTTCGCGGTTCAACCGGTCTGACCGATCGGTCCGGTCCGATTTTCTCAACACTGCTTAGAACTAGtcctatatatatagagagagagagtggATTAGTGCGTGACTGTGCACGTGCAGGATATcaatcgattttttttttaatattttaaatttaaaaaattaattaaaaaataaatattttcttatataaatttctaatatatTAATATATCCTCTCAAcctattacaatactcaataaatacttaaatttattttattttaattttttttttaaaccaaacactataagctataacctaattgggaagaTTAAATCCTacagataaaatctaaaaaaaataacttaaaaactatAACTCAAAATCTGAAccttagaaataaaattttaaaaaaatattttatttattttttaaattcaaaaattaaaaaaaataaaacgagTGATATCCTTTGCGGCGTACAGTCGCACACTGTACAGGTGCGCaggatatcaaaattttatatatatatatatatatatatatatatatatatatatatatatatatatatatatatatatatatatatatatatatatatatatatgtgtgtgtgtgtgtgtggagaatgataaatataaatacataattgatatatatatatatatatatatatatatgtcaagttatttttgtttactgttaatctacttctgttattatttactgttaatctactttatttctgtttaaaaaaaaaattggtatcagagcctcaagACCCTTTAGGACCCTATAATTTATGAACAAACTACAATTTAGAAACACTCATTACGAAGAAGCTATTGAGTTTTCCCAACAATTTGCTAAAAGTAAAGAAACTGGTTACAGTAACGTCTCACTAGTAAATCAAGGCGACCAAGTACTAGTACAACAAAATAACACCATACTAGCACTACTTACTTCTTTACATTATCGGCTTACGGTATTAGAAACTCAACTACTTACTCTAGAAAATCATATCTATAAAGATACTCACACAAGTAATCTAAAAGAAACTCTTGAAAGTATTAACAAAGACCTTAGTAAATTGTCTTTAGGAAAAACAGTTATCCGACAACAACCTACTACTTATAAATTTCTTACTTATAAGACTCAAGATATCATTTCAAATGGATCTacaaacaaagaaacaaaatgaAAGTTTTTCTGGTTTATCACAAACTTTAAGACAACCAAATAAAAACTTATCCATAATACCCAGAAGGTCCTCAACAAATATTGCCACTTATCAATTAGAAGAACTTATAGACATAGAACAAAATTTAGACACTTTTTCTAACGAACAATTAAATACCTTAAACCCCAAAAGAATATATAATCAAGGACTATTGTCCTTCTCGACATCACTTTATAGACATCACAGAACACAACCACTTCATCTACCAGATGGAGGTGAAGAAAGATTTACACTCATGACAGAAGAATCGGCAAGAACACTTTTACAAAGAAAACATCACTACATACATCTAGGATTAATAGGATTTGGACTAAGAGGACTTACTAGAAAAAGTATAGGAGCTAAAGTATTTTTAGTCCTTTATGACTCAAGATTTTCTGACAATGATAAGGCAATTATTGGACTCATTGAAGTAGATATGAATAGCAATTTAGGAATTACCTATTTCTGTCCAAACTTCAATATGACAATCCCAGACTTTATAGAACATATTAAAATTTCAGTACAAGCCAGAGGGTATGGAGACTTTCAAAGACATAATATTCAAATAGACATAATCTTTCTAGggaaaactatgacaaatattaacAATAGTTTTAAAGTTCAAATTACTAGTGTTATTGAAACCCTtacgacaaaaggcatttatttcCACAAACCTAAGGACTTCTCATCAACATTACTTGCAGGATTGGATTGGACTCTTAATTTAGAATTAAACAATAAACCACAAACCTTACAACCAACAGAATCCattatttataaagatagacATGGAAGCTCTATAGTAAGATTTCATAATTATAAACCTTCAACATCACAGGAAGAAGATAATGAagaaactcaaactaacatgAATTTAATGAACATTGAATATAGCATACTTGACACTCCTATAAACAATAATACGGaaagtaattatttattttatgacgatctaaatgaatatgtttacattccatttgaaatagccaattatttcactaaagaagatttaaaagaattagaaacttttgaccttttaCACCATAAATTAGAGCCTGACTGGATGTTATATTTCGACGAAGAGCATAACATAATTGCTAAAAAACAAGATTACTTCTCAACAGTAAATCTAATGAATCCAGCCGAATCTAGTAGCACTAGTAACTTCAGACCACAACCGCTACAAGTAAGATACCCTGAAAGTTCTATGAGAACTATGGATTATGGGGAAGGACATCCCCCAAGAACAAAGATTACCCCATATACTAATAATAATCCTTTATTAAGAACAATAGGAAAAAGAAGACCACCTGAAATTACTTACTTTGGCAAGAATTCGGTCTTGTTAAATATTGGAGAATGCGATGATCCGCAACTTTATGATACTTATCTAGAACAATGGATAGTCTCTGTTAAAAGAGATTATCAAGCTAGACATGAACTAGACATAGAAACAGGAGAAGCCATGATAAGAGTAGGAGAAAATTACCTAGGTGATGTTGCCAGAGCAGCATGGGAAGCCTATAAAACTACATATCCTGAGGAAGTAGCCAGGATGACATCACAAGGAAATAACATACTCAATTTTTGCTATACAATTCATAGGTTGTTTACTGCCAGAGATGctaatactggattagatataagACAAAGAGAAGCTATGAGAGACTTAGAACAATTACAACTCTTTAGTTGGAACTGGATTAAACCTTTTTGTAATGACTTTCTAGCATTAACAGTAGTCTCGGGTAACTATTGTAACCCGGAACTAGGGGAAAGACTTTTTAGCAAACTTCCAGGAGATTTAGGAAAGGAAATACATAAAGCCTGGACAGACATGAATGTAGCACCACAATACGATAATATTGGAGTAAGAATTCAACACATTATTTCCATACTTAAAGAAAAATGTACCTATATCCATATACAAAAGCAATTAAAAAATCAACAATATGAATTTTGTAGTCAGATATATACCCCTCAACAATATGGCCTCACCCAACCTAAATCAAGACTAAATCATTCATCAAGAACACCCAGAAAATTGGTAACAAGGTCAAAGGCAATAAAACCTAAAAAGACTTATTATCTtagaaaaagtagagaaaagaaaccttacttaaataaagaaaaacatgtacgGAAGTTCAAACTAAAGAAGACATATGCCAATACTATCACATGTTTTGCCTGTAATGAACCAGGTCATTTATCCTCTGCCtgcccaaataaaaagaatttatataccaGAG
Coding sequences:
- the LOC122048995 gene encoding GDSL esterase/lipase At5g45910-like — translated: MNPSVCKISFLFLIIFSCFDPSYANHNGFDAIFQFGDSLSDTGNFLIANADSSPNMGHPPYGITFFGHPTGRLSDGRIIVDFIAEAFGLPLLPPFLSGDDQSFSKGASFAVSSATALDVSFFQERGVGLGTNLSLSVQLEWFQRLIPSLCNTTRGCKKYWRKSLFMVGEIGGNDYLGPWAFNMQTEQQVTAYVPTVVEAIKNATEKLIELGAVNLVVPGNPPSGCFASILTLLNGTRAEELEPGTGCLRRANDLIRYHNRLLRRAVEELRKEHPHARIGYADFYTPIIEFAKDPEAFGFSYRPKLNACCGGEGPYHFDVRALCGQPGSSACPEPSAAIDWDGWHATEATYHRIADSWLHGPFADPPILRLRKH